The sequence GCGGGTACGAGCGGGCGACGTGCGGCGGCAGCTTCACCTCGGCGAGCCGCGCGGCCACGGCCCGATCGCGCTCGGTCCGTGACAGGCGGCGCGGCGCCGCGGCATCCAGCGTCCACCCGATCTGGTCACCGCAGCGGTGCACCGGGGACAGACTCGTGAACGGGTCCTGGAGGAGCAGCGTGACGGTGCGACCGCGCACGCCTCGCCACTCGGCGTCGTTCGCGTCGAGGCGGACGACACGAGAGCCGATGTGCACCGACCCCTGCGCGCGGAACCCGCGGGGCAGGAGGCCGATGAGCGACTTGGCCGTGAGCGTCTTCCCCGAACCCGACTCGCCGATGATCGCAAGCGTGCGGCCGGGTTCGATCGACGCGTCGAGCGGCGCGACCATGGGTCCCGCGTGCCCGATGACCGTGAGGCCTTCGATCCGCACCCCGTTCACAGCGCCTTCCCCACCTGTGAGAGCCGCTGACCCGCCCAGTCGCCGACGAGGTTGACCGCCGACGCGACGAGGATGATGAGGAGGGCGGGGACGACCACCGCCCACGGGTTGTCGAACATGATCGACCGGTTGTCGGTGAGCTGCCGCCCCCAGTCCGCCGTCCCGGGAGGAACCCCCACGCCGAGGAACGACAGCGACGAGAAGGCGACGAGCGCGAAGGCGACGTTGAGCATGGCGTTGGTGAGCACCAGGGTCGAGACGTTGGGGAGGATGTGGCGGAACATGACGCGCCACCGCGAGAGCGACAGCATCCGTGCCGCTTCGATGTACGGGCGCGCGGACTGCTCGAGCACGCCCGCACGCACGATGCGGATGTCGGAGGGCGAGAACAACAGGATGAGCAGGCCCACGGTGACCCAGTAGCCGCCGCCGAACACGCCCGACACCACGATCGCGGCGAGCAGCACCGGCAGGGCCAGCAGCAGGTCGGTCCAGCGACTGATCACGACGTCGAGCCATCCCCGCTCGTACCCGGCGAGCGTTCCGAGGACGATGCCGAGGGTCATCGACCCGGCGGCGACGCACACCGGTCCGATCAGCGCGGAGGCGGCGCCGGCGACCGTCATCGCCCACACGTCGCGGCCGAGCTCGTCGGTTCCGAGCGGGTAGCCGGGCGTGCCCGCGGGGAGCAGGCCCGAGAGGATGTCCTGTCGCATCGCGTCGGGGTACAGCCAGCCGCCGAACAGCACCGCGACGACGGCGAGACCGAGCACGACGAGCGCGAAGACGATGGTCCAGGGCACGCTCCTGCGCCGGGTGCGGGCGGGAGCGCTCAGCAGATCGATCGCGGCGGTCATGCGCGCACCTCGTTCCGGCGAAGGCGGGGATCGAGCAGGACGTACGCGAGGTCGGCGAGCAGAGCGATGACCGCGATCGCCACCGCGACCAGGAGCGTGAGCGACTGCACGACGGCGATGTCTTTGAACAGCACGGAGTCCTGGAGCAGCGTGCCGAGGCCCGGCAGCGCGTACGTCGTCTCGGCGAGCACCGTGCCGCCGACCAGGAAGGTGAGCACGAGGCTCGCCCCCGTCACGATCGGGATCGCCGCGTTGCGCAGCGCGATCCGGCGCACCTGGGATTCGGGGATGCCGCGAGCCCGGGCCGACGTCACGTAGTCCGTCTCGAGCTCACGCAGCATCGCCGTGCGGGTCAGCTTGACGATGATCGCGCCCAGGCCCAGGGCGAGGGTGACGGCGGGGAGCACGAGATGCCACAGCGTGTCCAGTCCCCCGGATCCGGCGCCGTAGACCGGGAAGATGCGGATGTAGTACGCGAACACGTAGAGCAGCAGCAGGCCGACGGCGAAGGTCGGGGCGCTGAGCCCCACCACCGCGAGGCTGTTCGCGGTGCGGTCGGTCCAGCCGCCCGCGTGCACCGCGCTCTGCACACCGAGCGGCACGGCGACGATCAGCGCGACCAGGAAGGCGAGGCCGCACAGCGCCATCGTGATGCCGACGCGCTGGCCGATCGCGTCGGCCACCGGCACCTGGAGCCGGATCGACTGGCCGAGGTCGCCGGTGACGAACCCGCCCAGCCACTTCACGTACTGCAGCCACACCGGGTCGTCGAGGTTGTACTGCTCGCGGATCGCCGCCACCGCCTCGGGTGACGACGGCCGGTTGCCGAGCAGGTTCTTGACGATGTCGCCCGGGGCCAGATGCATCAGCGAGAAGATGACGATCGACAGCACCAGCAGCACGGCGAGCATGCCGAGCACGCGCACCGTCAGCAGCCGGCCGATCGACCGGTACCGCGATGCGCGTGCTCGGACGGGGAGTTGCGTCACTGGCCCATCCGGTACAGCTGGGTCGGCCACGACGAGATGAACGCGAACGAGCTGTAGTCGTTCAGCCCCAGGTCGTCCGCGAAGGCGGTGGCCGACTGGCCCCACCACAGCGGGACGTTCACGGCGTCCTCCGCCTGGAGCGTCTCGGCCTGGATCAGCAGGTCGACCCGGGCCGCCGGGTCGGACTCCGCCCCGGCCTGAGCGAGCAGGCCCACGATCTCGGAGTTGTCGTACGCCGACGGGTTGCCGGCGCCCAGGAGGTAGCTGGGCACCTCGGCCGGGTCGCCGAGCGTCGAGAAGTACCACATCAGGCCGACGCCGTGGTCGGACGAGGCGTCGAGGCTGGCCAGCCACTCCTCGATCGGCACCTCGCGCACGTTGAGGGTGATGCCGATCTCGGCGAGGTTCTGCGAGAGCGCCTGCGCGGCGGTGCCGAGCTGAGGCCCGGTGTTGGGAGTCAGCAGCTCGGCCTCGAAGCCCTCGGGCACCGACGACTCGTCGAGCGCCGCCTTCGCGGCATCCAGATCGAACTCCCACTGCGGGATCGCCGCCAGCGCTTCGCGCGCCTCCTCTGCGCCGTAGACGTTGCCCAGCGACTCGGGCGTCATGATCGCGGTCGCCGCCTCGCCGTGGCCCCGCAGCAGCCGGTCGACGTACGCGTCACGGTCCACCGCGTGGGCGAACGCCTGCCGCACCTTGGGGTCGTCGAACGGCGCGATGCTCGTGTTGAAGTACAGGCCGACGTACGACAGGTCGTTGACGTAGTCGACGCGCATGGTGTCGAGGCCCTCCCACTGCTGGGACTGCGCGAGCGGGACATTGAACGCGACATCCACGTCGCCCGACTGCGCGGCGAGCAGGCGCGTCGACTCGTCGGGGACGAAGTTGACGGTGATCGCCTTGACCTTCGGCAGTTCGCCCCACCAGGTGTCGACGCGCTCGAAGGTCACGTGCGAGTCGGGGGCGAACTGGGTCACCTTGTAGGGGCCCGAGCCGAGCAGCAGCGCATCGGGCGTGCCGACCTTGCCGTCGTGCTCGTCCCAGAACGCCTTCGACGTGATGAAGGCCGCGCCGCCCGTGCTCATGTTGGCGGCGAACGCCGCGTCGGGCTCGGTCAGCGTGATGGTGACCTCGCTGTCGCCGGTCTTCTCGATCGTGTCGACGTTCGTCAGGTAGTACGCCAGACCGGGCGAGCTCGTCTCGTCGCGCGCCTGCTCGAGGCTGTAGACGACGTCGTCGGCGGTGACGGGCGTGCCGTCGTGGAAGACCGCGTCGTCACGCAGCTCGTACACGTACGTGACGTCGTCGGTCTGCTCCCACGATTCCGCGAGCCCGGGCTGGGTGCGTCCCTGGGCGTCGACCGACACCAGGCCCTCCTGGGCGATCGAGGCGATGTAGTAGTTCAGGATGCCGGCCTCCTGGCCGACATAGAGGCTCGACAGCGAGCCGGGCAGAGCCACCGTGATGTGCTCGATCTCGGCGCCCGAGTCGGGGCCGCCGGTGGATTCGGGGGCAGGGCCGGAGCAGGCTGCCAGCAGCAGCGCGCCTGCGGCGGCCACGGCGCCGGCTTTCGCCAGCCGGGCCGGGGACGGGATCGACATGATGGGACTCTCCTCGGGTGTGGGTGCTGCGATGCGGAATCGGGCGCGGTGGCTTTCGCTGCGCCGGCGGGCGTCGAGGATGGCCTCGACTTCGGCGGGGACCGGACGGTGGGTGGCCAGGGTGCGGACGGCCGCCGCGACGGCGGGGATGGATGCCGCTTCGACCAGGGTCACAGCCGACATGCGTCTCGTGAACGACGGCGAGATCCCGAGCGCCCGCAGGCCGGCGGGAAGGGTGGCGCCGGCGAGATCGGACTCGGCGACGAAGGCCGTGCCCGCGCCGTGCGCGGCCAGCGCGATGGCGGCGTCCGGCCGGCTCACCACGAGGTCGTCGGCGCGGGGTGCGCGGTCGATGGCGGCCGCGACGATGTCGCTGCAGGTGCCGCGGCCGCGGATCCACGCGAGCCCGGCCAGCGCGTGCGCATCGACGCGCCCTCCCGGTGCGTCGATGTCGGCTGCCGTGACGGCGACGACCTCCTCCGCGAAGAGGAAGGTCGAGCGCATGCCGCTGCGGCGCGGGGTCGTGCGCCGACCGGCTGCGGCGACGGTCATCGTCACGGCGACGTCGGCGCGGCCGCCGCGCACCATGTCGAGCGCGTCGGCGGCGTCGGCGCACTCGTGCACGGTCACCTCGACCCCGGGGATCTGGGCGCCGAGCCGCGCCATCGTCGGGGCGACGACGTGGCCGATGCCCTCGACCTCGGCGGCGAAGCGCACGGCGCCCGTGCGACGGCCCAGCACGCGGGCGAGCTCGGTCGCCGCGGCCGTCAGGCTCGCGTCGATCCGCGGGGCATGCTGCGCGAGGAGGGCTCCGACCGGGGTGAGGGATGCCGCGCGCGCGGTCCGCGCGACGAGCTTCGCGCCCAGTCGTGCCTCGAGCCGCTGCACATGCTGCGTGATCGTGGGCTGGGTGAATCCGAGAGACCGCGCGGCGGCGCTGATCGACCCTTCTTGGTCGATGGCCACCAGGATGCGCAGCGAGTGCACGTCGAGAGCCCTCGTGAGGGCGTCGATCTCTGGTGCGTCGATGCGATCCATAGGGCGATGCTATTCACTCTTGGATTTCGATGGTGTAACAATATGTGTCGTATTCCGATCAGGATGGGACACATGGACGACGCCCACCGGCGATGGATCGCCGATCGAGAGACCGCGGTGTGGTCGCCGCACGGGATCGCCGCGCTCGCCTCGACGCACTGGCTCGACGGCGGCGACCGCACGTACGACGGCGCCCCGGGCAGGTGGCGGCAGGACGGCGACACGATCGTGGGCACGGACCTGCCCGGCGAGGTGAGACTGGCCGCCGGTGAGCAGGCGCAGGTCGGCGATGTGGTCGTGCGCGCGCATCTGCGCGACGGAACGCTCGCGCTGCGCGTGCTGGATCCGCAGGCGGCAGCGCAGCGCGGCGTCTCGGAGATCGTGCGCGCCCCCTACGACCCGGCGCTCCGCGTCACGGGGGTGTTCACGCCGATCGCCCTGCCGTCGCAGACCGAGTCGGTCGACGGGTTCCGTTCGTCGACCGTGTACGACGGCACCGTCTCGTTCACGCTCGCCGGCAGAGACCTCGAGCTGACCGTGACGCGCGACGACGCCACGCTGTTCGCCGCGTTCGCCGACGCCACGAGCGGCAGCGAGAGCTACGCCTTCCGCTTCCTGCGGCCGCCCCTGCCCGACGACGACGGACACGTGACGGTCGATCTCAACCGCGCCTACCTGCCGCCGTGCGCCTTCTCGGACCACTATGCGTGCGTGTTCCCTCCGCCCGGCAACCGCTGGAGCGTTCCCGTGAGGGCCGGCGAACTGCGCGTGCGCTGACCCCGGCGCGCAGCGGCTGGCCGGCGCGCGGGGCGTGGCGACCGGTGGGCGCTGGGGCGAGCCGCGCGCTGGCCGAGCGGCGCGCGGTGGGGCGAGCCGCGCCCTGGGCGAGCGGCGGGCCCTGGGGCGAGCGGCGCGCGGGGGGCGAGCGGCGCGCGGGGGGCGAGCCGCGCGCCCTGGGCGAGCGGCGCGCGGTGGGGCGAGCGGCGCGGGGGGAGCGAGCGGGCCTGACGACCTGCGCGGGCCTGAGCCTGGGGGATGCCGTGGCTGAGGCATCCGTCGCCCAAAACAGGTGATCTCGCGGACGCAGGACGAAACCACCGCAAAACCTCCTGCCCTCGCCAGATCACCTGTTCTCGAGAAGGGACCGGGACCCGAAACAACGCCCGACCCCGCCCCGTCCCCCGCCCCTGGACCCTGTCGTCGCCGACCCCGAAGGCAACGGGGGTGAGACGGATGCCGCGGCTGAGGCATCCGTCTCTCCCAAATCAGGTGATCTCGCGGACGCAGGACGAAATCACCGCAAAACCTCCTGCTCTCGCCAGATCACCTGTTCTCGAGAAGGGACCGGGACCCGTGCCCGACCCCGAAGACAACGAGGGCGAGACGGATGCCGCGGCCGAGGCATCCGTCTCTCCCAAATCAGGTGATCTCGCGGACGCAGGACGAAATCGCCGCAAAGCCTCCTGCCCTCGCCAGATCACCTGTTCTCGAGAAGGGACCGGCACCCGGAACCAGCCCCAGCCCCAGACCCAGACCCCGAACCAGACCCAGCCCCAGCCCCAGCCCCAGCCCCAGACCCCGCCCAACCCCGGCCGACAGAGCAAGGTTCAGACGGATGCCGTGGCTCCGCGCCGGCGCCAGGGCAGGGCGAGCAGCACCCCGATGCCGAGCAGCACGGCTCCGAATCCCGCGGCGACCCAGGGGGTCTCGGCGGGGATCTCGAGGTACGTCGTGATGCCGAGGATGCGCGCGAGGCCCCACGGAAGCAGGCCCAGTTCGTCGTTCCAGGCCGACAGGGCGGTCTCGAGGCCGATCGCGCCGACCACGAGCGCCGGCACCAGCAGACCCGCACCGACGCCCGAGAGCACGTAACCGGTCGCGCGGCGCGCGCCGACCTGCGCCGACAGCGCCCAGCCGCCGGCGACGAACACCCAGACGAACAGGGCGAACGCGACCGCGATGTACACCGAGCGCAGCACGGGGTCGGTCCAGAACGCGAACCAGTAGCCGCCGGGTCCGGTGAACGACAGGGCGACGAGCGTCACGATGCACCGCAGCACGACGACGCCGCCCACCGCGGCGATCACCGGCCAGGGCGAACGCCGGCCGACGAAGAGCCGCACGACGAGCGCGAAGGCGAGCCACGCGCCGAGCACGACGGCGAGATGGGTCCACGACAGGAACGACGTCTGCACGGCACGAGTCGCGACGAGCAGCGCGGCGGGGATCACCAGCAGCAGCCAGCGGTCGAGGTCGAGCATGCCGAGCGTCGATTCGCGAGCGCGCCACGGCCGCGTCGACGCGATCCACGACGCGCGGGCCGCCGCCGCACCCGGGCGCCGCACAAGTCGCGTGCGTGCGGCGAGGATGCCGATGACCATCCAGGCGACCGCGAGCGCGAGCAGCACGCGCGCGAACCACGCCATCGGCTGGTCGCGCTCGGCGCGCTCGACGCCGAGCTGCGCCGCCGTCAGGTTGAACGCGGGGTAGTCGAGGTCTCCCTCGTACGCCTCGAGATGCTCCGCGGCGAGCGCCTCGTACGCGGCGCGGTCGGCATCCCACGCGGCGTAGGCGTCGGGCGAGAGCGTGTCGTGCCACTCCCCCTGGTGCAGGATCATGGCTCGGTAGGCGTCGAGCAGCCGCAGCGTGTCGAGCTCGTAGTCGAGGGTGGCCAGGAACGCCTCACGCATCTCGGGCGAGCGCCAGGTCGAGGCATCCGTCGCCGCCACCGTCTCGCGCATGCTCTCGGCCGCCGCGACCGCCTCGGCTCCGCCGGAGATCGCGCCCTCGACGCCGCCCTCGGAGTCGCGGGCGATCGCGTACATGACGTCGAGCACGGCGGAGTCGCCGGTGAGGATGTCCCACTCGAAGATCCACATCATGGGCGGCGGCTCGAGACCGATCGCGAACACACGCTGGTCGGCGAACGGCTGGATGTACATGCCCTGCGCGATCGCCTCGCGCGACTGGGCCATCGCCGTCGCGATCGGCTCGACGGTCGCGGGGTCGTCCGAGAACCACTCACGGGCCCACGCGGCGGTGACGTCGGCGACATCCGCCGAGGGGTCCCGTGCGAGCGCCGAGGCGAGCTGGGTGTTCAGCTCGTACAGCTGCCAGAACCCGGCCTTGAGGTACAGGGTCATCGGTCCGGCGCGCCAGGGTCCGCCGTCCTGGGTCCACACCCACACGCCCTCGATACGGTCGTTCGCGGCGAGCAGCTGCTGCAGCGCCCACTGGTACTCGGCGCCGAGATCGTTGGGGAACGCGCCGTAGTTCTCGAACTCGCGACGACTCTGGAACTCGACCATGCGCCGCTGCGACCCCTGCTCGAGGGTGTCGTTGAGCGGCAGCCACGTGTAGAAGTCGCCGAGCGTGTACTTCGTCGACACGATGAGGGCCGGCGAGTCGATGCCGCCCAGCACGGCCTCGTACGAGTCGGCGTTGGTGTGCATGTCTCCGACGGCGCCGACGCCGACCGACCACGTGCGGAAGATGACTTCCCGATCGGATGCCTCGGCCTGCCCCGCGAAGGCTTCGAGCATCGCGCGCACGGCGTCGACCGTGGTCACCTCGAGCGCGGAGTAGTAGTCCCAGCCGCCCACGTCGTACACGGGCCCGGCCTCGCCAATGCGGATGAGCACGCCGTCGAGCGCGGGCACGGCCTCGTACAGCTCATCAAGGCCCGCGGTGTAGGTCTGCCAGAACTCTGGGTTCTCGGTGTCGAGCGACCCGTAGCGATCGATCAGGTGCTCCTCGAGCGGACCGGTGAGGGCGAGCATGTCGGTGCGCAGGAACACCTTCAGGCCGAGCTCGTCGGCGCGCTCCCAGAACGGCGCGAACGCCTCCCGCAGCGCGAGCGCCTTGTCGCGGTGGTCGTCGCCGTCGGCGTAGACCGGGCCGCCGGGGGCGTCGTCGAACGTGACGAACTCGACGAACCCGGGGAACGCGACGGCGTTGAACCCGTTCGCGAGCGAGTGGCGCAGGAACCCGTCGTAGTCCTCGTACGCCTCGGCGAGCGCCGCCTCGTCGATGTAGGGCGCCTTCGGCTGGAACACGTCGGCGAACGCCTTCGACGCGTGCGAGTAGTCGGTGCCCGCCTCCCACTCAGCCGGGTCGGGGGTCACCCCGACCGCGCCCAGGTCGGTCATGCGCAACGGCAGGCGCGAGGACTCGTGCTCGCCGATCAGGTCCGTGATCGGGTCTCCGGCCCGCACGGCGGCCGCAAGGTCGTAGATCGCGCGGGTCGCGCCGTTCTCCGACAAGGCCGTGACGCGCAGCGCCGTCGCATCGCCCTCGAGCGTGTAGGCGTCGCTCGTCTCGGGGCGGAGCGTCGGCAGCAGAGTGACGGTGAGGGATGCCTCTCCCGCGCGCTCCGTCGCATCGCCGACGGCGTCGAGCAGCTCATCGACCGCGACCCCGACACGCTCGGTCGCCGGGACGTCGAGCTCTGCGATCTCGGGCGGGGGCACGGCATCCGTCACCTGAGCGACCGAGGTCGCGACCGACTGCATCGGCGCGGCTGGCTCGGTGCGGATGCCCAGGGCGTCGCCCACCACGACGCCGACGCCGATACCGAGCGCGAGGAGGATCAGTGCCGTGACGACAGCGACGATGCCTCGCCGTGTCGCCGTCGTCATCCTCTGATCTTAGGTCTGCGGCTGACCCTGCCCTGCACACCCGAAACCCCGGTCGTCGAGCGCCCTTCGATGGGGCGCAGAGGGAGTCGAAACGCCGTGGGCCGGAGGTCGCTCGGTGGTCCGGGGCGTTTCGTCTCGGTCGCTGGCGCTCCCTCGCTCAACGACCGGTCGCTCCCCCGGTCGTTGAGCGAGCGAGGAACGACCGAGACTCCCGGTCGTTGAGCGAGCGAGGAACGAGCGAGACGAAACGCCGTGAGCCGGACCTCGCTCGGTGGTCCGAGGCGTTTCGTCTCGGTCGCTGGCGCTCCCTCGCTCAACGACCGGAGGAGCGCCAGGACGGGGTCAGCTGCTCTTGCGCATCGCGCGGATGCCCGCCCACAGGCCCAGCGCGGCGAGCACGAGGGCGGCGATCCAGCCCCACAGCACAGTGACGGCGCCGAGGTCGCCGGCGAGCAGTGCGCGCTCGGCCTGCACCACCCAGTTCACCGGGTTGACGGTGGCGACGGCCTGCATCCACGCCGGGCCCTCGTCGAGCGGCAGCAGCATGCCCGACAGGATCAGCAGCGGGAAGATCAGGGTCTGCTGGACGCCCCAGAACAGCCACTCGCGGTCCTTCGTCTTGAGCGCGAGCGTGTACGAGAGCGATCCGAGGCCGACGCCGAACACGGCGAGAAGCGCAAGCCCCACGACGAGCCCGGGCACGTCGATCGAGAAGCCGAACGGCCACGCGATCAGCACGATGAGCAGCGCCTGCACCACGATCGGCGCGATCTCCTTGAGCGCGCGCCCGACCAGCAGCGACGCGCGCGAGAGCGGCGCGACGAGGGTGCGCTCGTGCGAGCCCGTCATCATCTCGTACTGCAGGTTCGACCCGGTCGCGCCGGTGCCGAACAGCACGATCATCACGAGCACGCCGGGCACGAACCACTGCAGGGTCTCCCCCACCGGCTGACCCGACGAGCCGACCAGCAGCGGCGCGAACAGCCCGAGGAACACCAACGGCTGCACGAGGCTGAAGATCAGCGTGAACGGATCGCGCAAGACGGGCTTCAGTTCGCGCGCGAGCACGTTCCACGTGTCTCGCGCGGGGTTCGCCCGCACCGCGGTGTCGGGGCGAGTGGTCTCGGTGACGGCGCTCATCGGCGTGCTCCTGTCTTCTCGGCGCCGGGTTCTGCGGCGGTCTCTGCGTTTCGTCTCGTCGCTGACGCTCCTCGCTCAACGACCGGGGCTTCCAGCGGGGCTTCCAGCGGGGGTTCCGCCGAGGCCTCGGCCGTCTCCTCTTCGATGGGCTCGCCCTCGCCGGCCTCGCGCAGGGTGCGACCGGTCAGCGCGAGGAACACGTCGTCGAGCGTCGGCGGCACGCCGGTGGCGGTCCGCACGTTCAGCCCGGCAGCATCCAGCGCGCGGACTGCGGCCGGCAGCAGCGCATCGCCGTCCGGTGCGGTGAGGATCACGGATGCCTCGTCCCGACGCACCTCGCGATCCGTCAGCCGCTGGATCACGGCGACGGCGGCCTCGGCATCCGTCGTCGTCGCGAACCCGAAGGTGAGCAGGTCGCCCGCGAGGTTCGCCTTGAGCCGCGTCGCCGTGTCGTCGGCGATGACCCGCCCCTTGTCCATGACCATGACGCGCTCGGCGTAGCGGTCGGCCTCCTCGAGGTAGTGCGTGGTGAGGAAGACCGTCGTGCCGTACTGGGTGCGCAGATCGAGGATGTGCTGCCACAGGTTCGCACGGCTCTGCGGGTCGAGGCCGGTCGACGGCTCATCGAGGAAGATGAGCGGCGGCGCGTGCATGAGTCCGAGAGCTACGTCGAGCCGGCGCTTCTGCCCGCCCGACAGCTGCTGCACCGATCGGTTCGCGAAGCCCGACAGGTCGAGCGACTCGATCAGCTC comes from Microbacterium cremeum and encodes:
- a CDS encoding ATP-binding cassette domain-containing protein, coding for MTNEPIIEAQGLTKRFSVKKKTVEAVTDLTFQVARGELVAFLGPNGAGKSTSLRMLTTLIPPTSGTAKVVGFDILKRPADVRARIGYVGQLTSGSFSQRARDELLSQGAFYGMSKAASRKRADELIESLDLSGFANRSVQQLSGGQKRRLDVALGLMHAPPLIFLDEPSTGLDPQSRANLWQHILDLRTQYGTTVFLTTHYLEEADRYAERVMVMDKGRVIADDTATRLKANLAGDLLTFGFATTTDAEAAVAVIQRLTDREVRRDEASVILTAPDGDALLPAAVRALDAAGLNVRTATGVPPTLDDVFLALTGRTLREAGEGEPIEEETAEASAEPPLEAPLEAPVVERGASATRRNAETAAEPGAEKTGARR
- a CDS encoding ABC transporter permease produces the protein MTQLPVRARASRYRSIGRLLTVRVLGMLAVLLVLSIVIFSLMHLAPGDIVKNLLGNRPSSPEAVAAIREQYNLDDPVWLQYVKWLGGFVTGDLGQSIRLQVPVADAIGQRVGITMALCGLAFLVALIVAVPLGVQSAVHAGGWTDRTANSLAVVGLSAPTFAVGLLLLYVFAYYIRIFPVYGAGSGGLDTLWHLVLPAVTLALGLGAIIVKLTRTAMLRELETDYVTSARARGIPESQVRRIALRNAAIPIVTGASLVLTFLVGGTVLAETTYALPGLGTLLQDSVLFKDIAVVQSLTLLVAVAIAVIALLADLAYVLLDPRLRRNEVRA
- a CDS encoding ABC transporter permease, which produces MTAAIDLLSAPARTRRRSVPWTIVFALVVLGLAVVAVLFGGWLYPDAMRQDILSGLLPAGTPGYPLGTDELGRDVWAMTVAGAASALIGPVCVAAGSMTLGIVLGTLAGYERGWLDVVISRWTDLLLALPVLLAAIVVSGVFGGGYWVTVGLLILLFSPSDIRIVRAGVLEQSARPYIEAARMLSLSRWRVMFRHILPNVSTLVLTNAMLNVAFALVAFSSLSFLGVGVPPGTADWGRQLTDNRSIMFDNPWAVVVPALLIILVASAVNLVGDWAGQRLSQVGKAL
- a CDS encoding DUF1684 domain-containing protein, which gives rise to MDDAHRRWIADRETAVWSPHGIAALASTHWLDGGDRTYDGAPGRWRQDGDTIVGTDLPGEVRLAAGEQAQVGDVVVRAHLRDGTLALRVLDPQAAAQRGVSEIVRAPYDPALRVTGVFTPIALPSQTESVDGFRSSTVYDGTVSFTLAGRDLELTVTRDDATLFAAFADATSGSESYAFRFLRPPLPDDDGHVTVDLNRAYLPPCAFSDHYACVFPPPGNRWSVPVRAGELRVR
- a CDS encoding ABC transporter permease, which encodes MSAVTETTRPDTAVRANPARDTWNVLARELKPVLRDPFTLIFSLVQPLVFLGLFAPLLVGSSGQPVGETLQWFVPGVLVMIVLFGTGATGSNLQYEMMTGSHERTLVAPLSRASLLVGRALKEIAPIVVQALLIVLIAWPFGFSIDVPGLVVGLALLAVFGVGLGSLSYTLALKTKDREWLFWGVQQTLIFPLLILSGMLLPLDEGPAWMQAVATVNPVNWVVQAERALLAGDLGAVTVLWGWIAALVLAALGLWAGIRAMRKSS
- a CDS encoding ABC transporter substrate-binding protein, with amino-acid sequence MDRIDAPEIDALTRALDVHSLRILVAIDQEGSISAAARSLGFTQPTITQHVQRLEARLGAKLVARTARAASLTPVGALLAQHAPRIDASLTAAATELARVLGRRTGAVRFAAEVEGIGHVVAPTMARLGAQIPGVEVTVHECADAADALDMVRGGRADVAVTMTVAAAGRRTTPRRSGMRSTFLFAEEVVAVTAADIDAPGGRVDAHALAGLAWIRGRGTCSDIVAAAIDRAPRADDLVVSRPDAAIALAAHGAGTAFVAESDLAGATLPAGLRALGISPSFTRRMSAVTLVEAASIPAVAAAVRTLATHRPVPAEVEAILDARRRSESHRARFRIAAPTPEESPIMSIPSPARLAKAGAVAAAGALLLAACSGPAPESTGGPDSGAEIEHITVALPGSLSSLYVGQEAGILNYYIASIAQEGLVSVDAQGRTQPGLAESWEQTDDVTYVYELRDDAVFHDGTPVTADDVVYSLEQARDETSSPGLAYYLTNVDTIEKTGDSEVTITLTEPDAAFAANMSTGGAAFITSKAFWDEHDGKVGTPDALLLGSGPYKVTQFAPDSHVTFERVDTWWGELPKVKAITVNFVPDESTRLLAAQSGDVDVAFNVPLAQSQQWEGLDTMRVDYVNDLSYVGLYFNTSIAPFDDPKVRQAFAHAVDRDAYVDRLLRGHGEAATAIMTPESLGNVYGAEEAREALAAIPQWEFDLDAAKAALDESSVPEGFEAELLTPNTGPQLGTAAQALSQNLAEIGITLNVREVPIEEWLASLDASSDHGVGLMWYFSTLGDPAEVPSYLLGAGNPSAYDNSEIVGLLAQAGAESDPAARVDLLIQAETLQAEDAVNVPLWWGQSATAFADDLGLNDYSSFAFISSWPTQLYRMGQ